GATGGCTCGATGCGATCTGGACCGCCGCCGTACCGACACCACCCGCAGCGGCGTTGACGAGCACGGTCTCACCGGCTTCCAACCCGCCCCACTCGATGAGCGCATTGTGGGCGGTGAGAAACTGGACGGGTATCCCGGCGGCGACTGGCGTCGACATACCGTCTGGTATCTCGAAGACTGTCTCTTCGGGAGCTAGTACCTGCTCTGCGTAGCCCCCGCCGTCGACGAATGCCGCTACCGTCTCGCCCGTCTCGATGGACGTTTCTGGTCCCGCCTCGACGACGCGACCGCTGACTTCGATACCCGGCGTGTAGGGTGGGTCTGGACCGTCGGGGTACCGACCACGCCGCTTTTCGATGTCAGCGAAGTTCAGTCCGGCAGCAGCGACCTCGATACACACTTCTCCCTCACCTGGTATCGGTTCCTCCGTTTCGACCAGTTCCAGAACGTCCGGAGAGCCGTGGTCCTGGACTCGAATCGCACGCATCACCGCACTTATCTGTTGACATTATATAAAATTTAAAATTCACTTTATATCCATTATGACTGAAGCCGCCCCAGCGTAGCGGCCAGGTGACATGGAATTTTAGTTAATTCCATAAACTTTAAGTTTAAATTTGGTATTGAATGTCATATGTCTTCCACAACAGAAGAAGACAGGGTGGCATCGATTATTTCAAACCGCCTGCACGTTGAGGAGTCCGAATTTGAGGACGATACACCGATTACTGGAGACGTTCTGGACGCAGAATCGCTCGATATCGTCGAGATCGCCGAAGCCATAGACGAAAATCTGGACGTGTACATCTCGGATGAGGAGCTCGAGGAGATGGAAACTGTCGGTGATCTCAAGTCCTTCGTCAAGTCAGTGGAGGAGAACTGAGAGGTGAGGCGGGATGTCGTCGTAACGGGTCTGGGTGCTGTAACGCCAATTGGTGCTACGGCCGACGATAGTTGGGACGCACTGCTGGCCGGAAAGAGCGGTGCTGGACCGATAACCCGGTTCGATCCGGACGAGGCGGACTGCCGGTCCAAAATCGCCTGCGAGGCGACACTTCCCGAGGAAACGCCTATCGGATCGGATAAGGTCGGCCGGTACGCTGAACTCGGGATCACGGCTGCCGGCGAGGCCATTGCGGATGCCGGTTTCGACCCGAACGACCCCGGCTGGGAAGCCGAACGCGTCGGGACAAGCGTCGCGACGTCTATTGGCGGTCTCCCCGAAATTGAGGACACCGTCGGTCAACGTCCCTCATCGAAGTTCACCCTCACGTACCTCTCGAACCTCACGTCGAGCCAAATAAGTATCCTCTTCGATGCGGCTGGCCCCAATCGAGCCGCTTCCACGGCCTGTGCAGCCGGAGCCCATGCGGTGGGCGATGCGATGCGGGAGATAGAGAGCGGGCGGGCCGACGTGATGATTTCAGGCGGGGCCGAGTCGATACTGAGCCCCTACGGCGTCCGTGGGTTCGACGCCATGCGCGCGCTCAGCACACGGAACGACGAACCCGAGCGCGCGAGTCGCCCCTTCGATGTTGACAGGGACGGTTTCGTCATCGGCGAGGGTGGAGCCGCCCTCGTTCTCGAGTCCCGTGAACACGCTCTCGAACGTGGTGTGGAACCTATCGCGACCGTCGAGGGAACCGCCCGGAGTGCGGACAGCATGCATCCAACACGACCACCGGAGGATGCAGACGGCCTCATCCGCTGCATCGAGCGGGGACTGACTGATGCTGCTGTCGCTCCGACGGCAGTCGATCACGTCAATGCCCACGCGACTAGTACCCCACGAGGTGACGAACACGAGGCGACGGCGCTGAATCAGATATTCGATTCGGTTCCCCCAGTAACAGGAACCAAAGGCCTCACCGGACACACTCTGGGTGCGAGTG
This portion of the Haloarcula salinisoli genome encodes:
- a CDS encoding beta-ketoacyl-[acyl-carrier-protein] synthase family protein, whose amino-acid sequence is MRRDVVVTGLGAVTPIGATADDSWDALLAGKSGAGPITRFDPDEADCRSKIACEATLPEETPIGSDKVGRYAELGITAAGEAIADAGFDPNDPGWEAERVGTSVATSIGGLPEIEDTVGQRPSSKFTLTYLSNLTSSQISILFDAAGPNRAASTACAAGAHAVGDAMREIESGRADVMISGGAESILSPYGVRGFDAMRALSTRNDEPERASRPFDVDRDGFVIGEGGAALVLESREHALERGVEPIATVEGTARSADSMHPTRPPEDADGLIRCIERGLTDAAVAPTAVDHVNAHATSTPRGDEHEATALNQIFDSVPPVTGTKGLTGHTLGASGAIESVFTVKTLQEQTIPPTANYESPDPDCDVPVVDETRSATVDVALNIAAGFGGTNGVVVFGAAR
- a CDS encoding acyl carrier protein, yielding MSSTTEEDRVASIISNRLHVEESEFEDDTPITGDVLDAESLDIVEIAEAIDENLDVYISDEELEEMETVGDLKSFVKSVEEN
- a CDS encoding NADPH:quinone oxidoreductase family protein, which encodes MRAIRVQDHGSPDVLELVETEEPIPGEGEVCIEVAAAGLNFADIEKRRGRYPDGPDPPYTPGIEVSGRVVEAGPETSIETGETVAAFVDGGGYAEQVLAPEETVFEIPDGMSTPVAAGIPVQFLTAHNALIEWGGLEAGETVLVNAAAGGVGTAAVQIASSHPDVTVVGTASTAEKRELAASLGADATIDYTEADVVSRLATITDEEGVDLVLDGVGGKAFYEALDGLAPAGRVVSYGMASGDIPSVSLPRLLFENKSVLGYHLGHALRTQPDRVKAGIPKLNSLFNSGEVSVHVGDRYSLSDAGSAHKALQTRESTGKLLLIP